aataattttttcgtataCTATATGTCatcaaataatatgaatataaaatatataataaattacatataaaacgtTTGCAACTCCGTGGTCAATGGGCTCTTGAGCTTTGTCATAAATTGATTGACGTTCCACAAATGTTTAACAGTTTCCATAAATTGATTGACGTTCCCGGAAGGTTTAACAGTTTCCATGATGGTCATCAACATATGATTAAAATCTTCTGGTATACTTTACGGATTccactttttaaatttgatttaaaaagtctaataataaaatccgCTTTCGGTACgtgtgtttattatatattaaattatacgagCATCATCATAACCAATCTCAACACGCGTGATTCATCCCACCGCCATTACTCACATTCACTCGTGTGTCATTGCAGCCAACGTGACTCACGTGAGAATGAAAGGTGAGGAGACGTTCCGAAACGCATCCGTTTCGCAGCATCGTCTACCTggattagtttaaaaaaaaaaaaagtccaaATTTTCATTTCCAATCTCgattcgttctctctctcttccctttcGGCTCTTCGTTATAAATCCATCTCATTTTATGGGCGTGCGGAAATAATGACAGGCGCGCTGGTTTGACAGGAGCAGCTGACAGCTGACAGGGGGTTTCCGCTCTACGTCGTCTCGCGACACCGTGGACACCGAGTGGCCAGAAGAATTCGTATTTTGTCATCCTTGTTATCGATGCACCGGGAGCAGTTCTGTCAAACAATAAGTGCGGAATTGTTGTCGAATTGTCGCGGCAGCGAATCGATCCCATCGCGTCGTGTCGTGACGACATGGGTGACGGCAAGGAAAGCGAGCGGCAGCCGCTGCTGAAGAATGAAAACGTCACGTACAGCTCGCACAGCAGCGATGCGATCGGtgcgtattaaaatatatgtaccatGATGACGGACACGCCGCCGCTATCGTTCTCTCACGACTCTCTCCCGAAGGGAGTGCCCTGTTTGTATGTACGTTCCCTGAGAGGTATCGTATCCCGTTCCAGACGAGACGCAGTCCAACGTCAACACCGTCTCGCCGATCGGCCCGGATGAATTACCGCCGCCGTATCAGTCCGCGACTCAGGGTGGCATGCCGATGGTTACCTGCAGAGTCTGTCAGGCGATGATAGATATATCAGGCAAGAGGGATCAGCACGTTGTTAAGTGCTGTCAATGTAACGAGGCCACGGTACGTGTCGGAAATCATTGtccttgttttattatatttgtaaataaatgacaatgtttttcctttctttttttttttttttttttttttttttttttttttcgtggaTGCACAGCCTATACGGAACGCTCCGCCTGGAAAGAAATATGTACGATGTCCGTGTAATTGTCTGCTAATATGCAAGAGCTCCTCACAACGTATTGCTTGTCCAAGGCCAAATTGTAAACGTATTATCAATCTAGCTCCGAGCCCCATCACACCACCGGTTCTGTCTATGCCAGGCATGTGCAGAGTAGGCTGCGCCCATTGCCATGATACATTCTTGGTGAGCAAAAATATGCGTCGCAAATATTAGagaattgttatttttctatcGAGAGAAATTTTGTCTTTcagtttaatacattaaataatgctTTGGCGCGATGTCCACATTGTCGTAAGATATCTTCAGTTGGTCCAGATTTTGCCAGAGGACGAGGAATTGTATTCATTATTGTTGGAATTGTAGCCTTAGTAATTGCTATAGCTGTAACGGCAAGTATTTCAACTTAAATTCCTGTTTATGTATTAAGCGTTAAGTCTatcttctaatattaattttacgctataaataattacaggTTGGGACCTACAAATACGTAAAGACGAGTGGTGGAATTTATGTTGCTTATGTCGGTAAGTTGACAGTTTATTCTTAGCACTTTGTTGTTATTTGAAAATCTCGTCCATCTAATTTTGGATATGTTTTTAGGtgcatttttattggcaatttTGTGCTTGGGACGCagcatttattattgtacaatgAAAATCAGTTTGATAGAGGGTCCCATGTAGTCTTAAAAAAACGACACTAAAGAGTCCCCTTGAGAAATGAATGTCATATAATCTGTTAGATCAAATGTTTATAGTAATGTGACATCTCAAGTTCGTTTTAAGacaagaaagatatatatatatatatataaatatacacacacatacatggcCATATGTGCATATGCAGATctgtattgtttataataataataataataataatgcatgtatacatacattctcttatataatatgcatacaCATATGAACGTGTTTCGTGGTCAGAAAGAAGGCAGAATTTGAAATGCTTTCTTCAggtaagatataattataggaAATTTCTCTCGGaagtcttattttataaagaattgatTCTCTGCACTTTTTTACATATGCAAGCATAGGATCAATTAAGCATGGGCtccgatttttaatttcattctaCTGACTAGAATAGAcactctatacatatatatatatagctttctACAATACATTACGCGTATCGAGTGCACATAAATAGAATCAAAGTGCAAACGTGCTCATAATTATTCCAAATATGggtatatgataaattttaaaattcatacatAAGTCTatgcaaattttgtttttaaatctttttttacattattctaTACATGAGTATCTGTAAAGTGtcgaaaaacataaaaaaaaaaaaaaatatttcaaatatacatttctcgatttatatatcttgacacatgtatgaaaaattgtatgaGATACAAGTGTATGAGTGTATATATTAGTTGTATCAAAATAACGCGATTAGTTAATACAAACTCAAATACGATTATTACACAGAGAATACTGCACGAAATTTTTAGCTCGTTGAAGGGATATGCGAATGCGACTTGGCGTCAggcgtgaaaataaaaatatatttcttgtagTGCTAATCGATGCTTGTTCATCTTATAATTTACACATtactcttttaaatataaatcttccTTCTATAAACGTCTCTTCCCTATATAAATTCCTTTACAATGAAAGATGTTACACACttgttggaaaaataaattccgTTTTGGTAAAAAAtcaaatgtgtattttatataaataaatttgatgatcaaaaaattattcatataaaaaacaactaaaataattaattaagaatgaaaagaatatttgtttaatacaaGTATAACAAAACTATTATAAGAACGTATTATATATcgtgtat
This sequence is a window from Anoplolepis gracilipes chromosome 10, ASM4749672v1, whole genome shotgun sequence. Protein-coding genes within it:
- the LOC140669911 gene encoding type 1 phosphatidylinositol 4,5-bisphosphate 4-phosphatase, with the protein product MGDGKESERQPLLKNENVTYSSHSSDAIDETQSNVNTVSPIGPDELPPPYQSATQGGMPMVTCRVCQAMIDISGKRDQHVVKCCQCNEATPIRNAPPGKKYVRCPCNCLLICKSSSQRIACPRPNCKRIINLAPSPITPPVLSMPGMCRVGCAHCHDTFLFNTLNNALARCPHCRKISSVGPDFARGRGIVFIIVGIVALVIAIAVTVGTYKYVKTSGGIYVAYVGAFLLAILCLGRSIYYCTMKISLIEGPM